A section of the Candidatus Thioglobus autotrophicus genome encodes:
- the trpB gene encoding tryptophan synthase subunit beta, translating to MSNYNLPDDKGHFEQYGGAFMPETLVTAVTELKDAYEKFKDDPDFIAEFEHDLKHYVGRSTPLYHAQNLSQKLGGAQIHLKREDLNHTGAHKVNNTIGQALLAKRLGKTRIIAETGAGQHGVATATVAARLGLECVVYMGEVDVARQALNVFRMKLLGATVIPVTSGSKTLKDALNEAMRDWVTNIDDTFYIIGTVAGPHPYPMMVRDFQSIIGKEAKKQFADQVGGLPDALVACVGGGSNAIGLFHEFIDDKSVEIYGVEAAGHGLEKGPTAHAAPLCAGSVGVLHGNRTYLMEDKDGQIIEGHSISAGLDYPGVGPEHAYLKDSGRAHYVAITDDEALDAFHTLTKVEGILPALESSHAVAYGFKLAQTLTPDQHIIINLSGRGDKDIHTIAEIEGIEF from the coding sequence ATGAGTAATTACAATTTACCCGACGATAAGGGTCATTTCGAACAATATGGCGGCGCATTTATGCCAGAAACACTGGTTACAGCTGTTACCGAACTTAAGGATGCTTATGAAAAATTTAAAGATGATCCAGATTTTATAGCCGAGTTTGAGCACGATCTCAAGCATTATGTGGGGCGTTCTACGCCACTATATCATGCGCAAAATTTAAGCCAAAAACTCGGCGGTGCGCAGATTCACCTCAAACGTGAAGACTTAAATCATACCGGTGCACATAAAGTAAACAACACGATTGGTCAGGCTTTATTGGCAAAGCGTCTAGGAAAGACACGCATTATTGCTGAAACTGGTGCAGGCCAACACGGCGTTGCAACAGCGACCGTGGCAGCTAGGCTAGGGCTTGAGTGTGTGGTTTATATGGGTGAGGTGGATGTTGCGCGCCAAGCTTTGAATGTTTTTCGTATGAAGTTACTCGGAGCAACAGTCATTCCAGTAACGTCGGGCTCAAAAACTCTAAAAGATGCGCTTAATGAAGCTATGCGCGACTGGGTTACTAATATTGATGACACTTTTTATATCATTGGCACCGTCGCAGGTCCGCACCCTTATCCAATGATGGTGCGCGATTTTCAAAGTATTATTGGCAAAGAAGCGAAAAAGCAGTTTGCCGATCAAGTGGGCGGTTTGCCAGATGCATTGGTAGCTTGTGTGGGCGGTGGATCAAATGCAATTGGTCTTTTTCATGAATTTATTGATGATAAATCAGTTGAAATCTACGGTGTAGAAGCAGCAGGGCACGGCCTTGAAAAAGGTCCAACTGCACATGCGGCACCTTTATGTGCAGGCAGTGTTGGTGTGTTGCACGGTAATCGTACTTATTTGATGGAAGATAAAGACGGGCAAATTATTGAAGGCCACTCAATCTCTGCCGGGCTAGATTATCCCGGTGTTGGGCCTGAGCATGCCTATTTGAAAGATTCAGGTCGCGCACATTATGTTGCCATTACTGATGACGAAGCGCTAGACGCCTTTCACACGCTAACCAAAGTTGAAGGTATTTTGCCTGCACTCGAGTCTTCTCACGCGGTGGCCTACGGCTTCAAGCTTGCGCAAACATTAACACCCGATCAGCATATTATCATCAACCTTTCAGGGCGTGGTGATAAGGACATCCACACGATTGCTGAAATTGAAGGCATCGAATTTTAA
- a CDS encoding phosphoribosylanthranilate isomerase: MKIKICGFTQAQNARDASLLGIDAIGLVFYQKSPRYVEVERALEIVQALPPFINRVGLFVNADSYFIDEVLCEVPLDTLQFHGDESPLECAQYAMPYIKALRVNEQTNIPQLAQAYQQASGLLLDAYHPTNYGGTGERFDWSLAQVDIELPIILAGGLNPETAAQAVNQVNPYALDVSSGVESAKGVKDLEKIQQFIQQANL, encoded by the coding sequence ATGAAAATCAAAATTTGTGGTTTTACTCAGGCTCAAAATGCACGTGATGCGTCCTTGCTGGGTATTGACGCAATTGGCTTGGTTTTTTATCAAAAATCTCCGCGTTATGTTGAGGTTGAGCGCGCCCTAGAAATTGTTCAGGCATTGCCACCTTTTATTAATCGGGTAGGCTTATTTGTTAACGCCGATTCATATTTTATTGATGAGGTGTTGTGTGAAGTGCCACTGGATACTTTGCAATTTCATGGTGATGAATCGCCGCTAGAATGCGCACAATATGCTATGCCGTATATTAAGGCTTTGCGGGTCAATGAGCAGACAAACATTCCCCAACTCGCACAAGCGTATCAGCAGGCCAGCGGTCTGTTATTAGATGCTTACCACCCAACGAATTATGGCGGTACGGGCGAGCGTTTTGATTGGTCGTTGGCTCAAGTAGATATTGAGTTGCCGATTATTTTGGCAGGAGGGCTTAACCCTGAAACTGCTGCTCAGGCGGTGAATCAAGTCAATCCTTATGCGCTCGATGTATCCAGCGGTGTAGAAAGCGCAAAAGGCGTTAAAGATCTTGAAAAAATACAACAATTCATTCAACAAGCAAACTTATGA
- the topA gene encoding type I DNA topoisomerase, with the protein MAKNLVIVESPAKAKTIEKFLGKDYVVKSSIGHIRDMPKKNMGIDIENNFEPTYEVTADKKKVVAELRKAVKSAEKVYLATDEDREGEAIAWHLLEALKLPKDTARIVFHEITKGAITSAITAPRTVDYHLVDAQQARRIIDRLVGFEISPVLWRKISGARSAGRVQSPVMRLVVEREREITQHTSVSTYKVKAELVNASGEVVDVKLNKDFDSKTEAFAFATKLLSAELKVISIEKKPSKRSPKAPFITSTLQQEASQKLGFSVKQTMTIAQNLYREGSITYMRTDSFTLSETAIEAAGKVIEQEFGEQYHHTRRFKTKDSGAQEAHEAIRPTDLTKPSIYGVDEQTAKLYSLIYKRTLASQMSDAQLQKTQIKVVASNADEQFVANGEILTFPGFLKVYDYLSADDKLLPDLSEGDALTLASFSARESFSRAKPRYTEASLVKKVEEMGIGRPSTFATMVSTVQDRNYVSKETREGYEREYELIEIQDNTVVESRPSETTGAEKNKLFPTNVAYLLNDFLVKNFSNIIDYEFTAKLESDFDTVATQNVPWKNVVKNFYDPFHAQIEAAADISREETHGMRELGEDPKSGKPVSVRFGRYGAFAQIGHKDDEDKPTFAALRGTLDIETITLDEALELFNMPRTVGETDDYGVIKANYGRFGPYLQYGKKYVSLKEHIPEEVDLTTALELIAAKEKFDAERIIKTFDESEIQVLNGRFGPYIWNGKKRGKGQKNITIKKVFGDKEPVDLTLEECKKAISGKLKPKTKTRKKAAPKKSTVKKSTSKSTKKPAKKK; encoded by the coding sequence ATGGCTAAGAACTTAGTTATCGTTGAGTCCCCTGCCAAGGCCAAAACGATTGAAAAATTTTTGGGCAAAGATTATGTTGTTAAGTCAAGTATTGGCCATATTCGCGATATGCCAAAAAAGAACATGGGTATCGACATTGAAAATAACTTCGAGCCTACCTATGAAGTAACAGCTGATAAAAAGAAAGTTGTTGCCGAATTGCGCAAAGCGGTTAAGTCAGCAGAAAAAGTGTACCTAGCAACGGATGAGGATCGCGAAGGTGAGGCCATTGCTTGGCATTTGCTAGAAGCACTCAAACTTCCAAAAGATACCGCTAGAATCGTTTTTCACGAAATTACTAAAGGCGCGATTACTAGCGCCATTACCGCACCAAGAACGGTGGACTATCATTTAGTAGATGCGCAACAAGCACGCCGAATTATTGATCGCTTAGTAGGTTTTGAAATTTCGCCGGTATTATGGCGCAAAATCTCAGGGGCGCGTTCAGCGGGGCGTGTACAGTCTCCGGTGATGCGTCTTGTGGTTGAAAGAGAAAGAGAGATTACTCAGCACACCTCGGTATCAACTTACAAAGTTAAAGCTGAACTGGTAAATGCAAGTGGTGAAGTAGTTGATGTTAAGCTCAATAAAGATTTTGACTCTAAGACAGAGGCATTCGCTTTTGCCACCAAGTTATTATCAGCAGAATTGAAGGTTATCTCGATTGAGAAAAAACCTTCAAAACGTTCGCCAAAAGCGCCCTTCATCACCTCAACTTTACAACAAGAAGCCTCGCAAAAATTGGGATTTTCGGTTAAGCAAACCATGACCATTGCCCAGAATTTGTATCGCGAAGGATCGATTACGTACATGAGAACAGACTCGTTCACCCTATCAGAAACTGCAATTGAAGCAGCAGGCAAGGTGATTGAGCAAGAGTTTGGTGAACAATATCACCATACCAGACGCTTTAAGACTAAAGATTCAGGTGCACAAGAGGCGCATGAGGCAATCCGCCCAACGGATCTGACCAAACCAAGTATTTATGGGGTAGATGAGCAAACGGCCAAACTATATAGCCTTATTTACAAGCGCACACTTGCCTCGCAAATGAGCGATGCACAATTACAAAAAACCCAGATTAAAGTCGTGGCATCCAATGCAGATGAGCAATTTGTGGCCAACGGTGAAATCTTAACATTCCCAGGCTTTTTAAAAGTTTATGATTATCTGTCTGCTGACGATAAATTGCTACCTGACTTGAGTGAGGGTGATGCTTTAACCCTTGCTAGCTTCTCTGCAAGAGAGAGTTTTTCTCGCGCCAAGCCGCGTTATACCGAAGCCTCGTTGGTTAAAAAAGTGGAAGAAATGGGTATTGGTAGGCCGTCTACCTTTGCCACTATGGTCTCCACGGTTCAGGATCGTAATTATGTCAGCAAAGAAACTCGAGAGGGTTATGAGCGTGAGTACGAACTGATTGAGATACAAGACAATACGGTGGTTGAGTCAAGGCCTAGTGAAACAACAGGTGCTGAAAAGAACAAACTCTTTCCGACGAATGTTGCTTATTTGTTAAATGACTTTCTAGTGAAAAACTTTAGTAATATTATTGATTACGAATTTACCGCCAAATTAGAAAGTGATTTTGACACGGTTGCGACGCAAAATGTGCCTTGGAAAAATGTGGTGAAAAACTTCTATGATCCATTTCATGCGCAAATTGAAGCAGCAGCAGATATTTCTAGAGAAGAAACACATGGTATGCGTGAGTTGGGCGAAGATCCAAAATCTGGAAAACCGGTCAGTGTTCGCTTTGGGCGTTATGGTGCATTTGCACAAATTGGTCATAAAGACGATGAAGACAAGCCTACTTTTGCAGCACTGAGAGGTACGCTTGACATTGAAACCATTACTTTGGATGAGGCGTTAGAATTATTCAACATGCCGCGCACCGTTGGTGAAACAGATGATTATGGCGTGATTAAAGCCAACTATGGACGTTTTGGACCTTACCTTCAATACGGTAAAAAATACGTCTCTCTAAAAGAACATATACCAGAAGAAGTGGATTTGACAACGGCGTTAGAACTAATTGCAGCCAAGGAAAAATTTGATGCAGAGCGCATTATTAAAACCTTCGATGAGTCTGAAATTCAAGTCCTAAATGGTCGCTTTGGACCGTATATTTGGAATGGTAAAAAGCGTGGAAAAGGGCAAAAAAATATTACCATTAAAAAAGTATTTGGTGATAAAGAGCCTGTTGATCTAACCCTGGAAGAGTGTAAGAAGGCTATTTCTGGGAAGCTTAAGCCAAAAACCAAAACACGCAAAAAAGCTGCGCCAAAAAAATCGACAGTTAAAAAATCTACGAGTAAATCTACCAAAAAGCCCGCTAAGAAAAAGTAA
- a CDS encoding DUF494 family protein, producing the protein MTHNILDVLTYMFDYLFEEAEQNNAHEINDSELKAHLSDAGFDVAGIDKALSWLENIATLQDGKIKPFDLIHQTSMRIYTDAEQSKLDAKARGFLLFMENVGQLDANQREMIIEQVMSLGDTGIELEDLKWVVMMVLGNSVDGEISAQWLESIVFLDENRTLQ; encoded by the coding sequence ATGACACATAATATTCTCGACGTTCTTACTTATATGTTCGATTATCTTTTCGAAGAAGCGGAACAGAACAACGCACACGAAATTAACGATAGTGAGCTAAAGGCTCACCTATCAGATGCCGGCTTTGATGTTGCAGGTATTGATAAGGCGCTAAGCTGGTTGGAAAATATCGCCACCTTGCAAGACGGAAAAATTAAGCCATTTGATTTAATTCATCAAACCAGCATGCGTATTTATACAGATGCTGAGCAATCAAAATTGGATGCTAAGGCGCGTGGTTTTTTACTGTTTATGGAAAATGTAGGCCAGCTAGACGCTAATCAACGTGAAATGATTATTGAGCAAGTAATGTCACTGGGCGACACTGGCATTGAATTAGAAGATCTGAAATGGGTAGTTATGATGGTATTGGGCAATAGTGTCGACGGCGAAATATCGGCTCAATGGCTTGAGTCTATTGTGTTTCTTGATGAAAACCGTACCTTACAATAA
- the dprA gene encoding DNA-processing protein DprA: MDLVYWLLLLKAPHLGIKTFYKALQHFETPQQVFLASHSDRLNTGLFKKPTLTYLASADVALVQADLDWMQKENCHILTLIDKRYPSQLKTISDPPPILYVRGDVDCLQDPQLAIVGSRNPTTGGEQNAQQFAADLAKLGLVITSGMASGIDAQAHIGALEQGAKTIAVCGTGLDRIYPAKHKSLAHQISMQGALISEFFIGTSPMASNFPRRNRLISGLSLGTLVVEASIKSGTMITAKLAAEQGKEVFAIPSSIHNPLSEGCHYLINQGAKLVSSVNDIVEELPKDSLSDILPQKNTDSIKEMDKTGSKVLKCLSYEPLSVDQLVEKTRLSPQVVSQELLLLELAGKLEKTHAQGYVLIK; this comes from the coding sequence ATGGATTTGGTTTATTGGTTGTTATTGTTAAAAGCGCCACATTTAGGCATTAAAACATTCTATAAAGCGTTGCAACATTTTGAAACGCCACAACAAGTGTTTCTTGCCAGCCATAGTGACAGACTCAATACTGGTTTGTTTAAAAAGCCAACACTGACTTATTTGGCGTCTGCTGATGTGGCCCTTGTGCAAGCGGATCTTGATTGGATGCAAAAAGAGAATTGTCACATCTTAACCTTAATTGATAAACGTTATCCATCCCAATTAAAAACCATCTCTGATCCGCCACCGATACTCTATGTTAGGGGTGATGTTGATTGTCTTCAGGATCCTCAGTTGGCTATTGTTGGCAGTAGAAATCCCACCACAGGTGGCGAGCAAAATGCACAACAATTTGCAGCTGATTTGGCCAAACTGGGCTTGGTCATTACCTCTGGAATGGCTAGTGGTATCGATGCACAAGCACATATCGGCGCATTAGAGCAGGGCGCCAAAACCATTGCTGTGTGTGGTACAGGGCTTGATAGAATCTATCCAGCAAAACACAAGTCTTTAGCACACCAAATTTCTATGCAGGGCGCACTTATATCTGAATTTTTTATTGGCACATCCCCCATGGCCAGTAACTTTCCTAGGCGTAATCGACTTATTAGTGGTTTGAGTCTGGGCACGCTAGTGGTTGAGGCAAGTATTAAGAGCGGCACGATGATTACTGCCAAACTGGCCGCCGAGCAAGGTAAAGAAGTATTTGCTATTCCCAGCTCAATTCACAACCCTTTGTCTGAAGGATGTCACTATTTGATTAATCAAGGTGCTAAGCTGGTTAGCAGTGTAAATGACATTGTTGAGGAGCTACCAAAGGACTCATTGAGTGATATACTGCCACAGAAAAATACCGATTCTATAAAAGAGATGGACAAAACTGGGTCTAAAGTATTAAAATGTCTCAGCTATGAACCTTTGAGTGTTGATCAGTTGGTTGAAAAAACCCGACTCAGCCCACAGGTAGTATCTCAAGAGTTACTCTTGTTAGAGTTAGCAGGCAAGCTAGAAAAAACGCACGCACAAGGCTACGTATTAATTAAATAA